In the Nicotiana tabacum cultivar K326 chromosome 16, ASM71507v2, whole genome shotgun sequence genome, one interval contains:
- the LOC107792374 gene encoding uncharacterized protein LOC107792374 yields the protein MEVVKENGKKPIQLVRAKSDKDRIKVKRKTLEAVLQECQIALQLLSATGSGEDEDTDDSNSNSDVDRDASADDSGQSSSSPAHVTETDELRDLLKSRVECPDFLQKLEKAQASVPQNLAEEGSSWDMVNENDLWEGGDPELDKEDYVLVKQEDIVDGIACFMAAYLLSLKQTKDLTPNQLQEALSKTFSVKKRKGKLRKAWDGSKVIYNVASWGATAIGIYQNPAILRAASAAFWTSCRVISKLF from the exons ATGGAGGTAGTGAAGGAGAACGGTAAAAAGCCGATCCAGTTAGTGAGAGCGAAATCGGACAAGGATCGGATTAAGGTAAAGAGGAAGACGCTAGAAGCTGTGCTTCAGGAATGCCAAATAGCTCTCCAATTGCTTAGTGCTACTGGTTCCGGTGAAGATGAAGACACCGATGACTCCAATTCTAACAGTGATGTTGACCGCGATGCTTCGGCTGATGACTCCGGTCAAAGCTCCTCTTCTCCAGCTCATGTCACCGAGACCGATGAG CTGCGAGATCTTCTGAAATCTAGAGTTGAGTGTCCAGACTTCCTTCAAAAGCTAGAAAAAGCTCAAGCATCAGTTCCGCAAAACTTAGCTG AAGAAGGAAGTTCATGGGACATGGTCAATGAAAATGACCTTTGGGAAGGTGGAGATCCCGAGTTAGACAAAGAAGACTATGTTTTAGTTAAGCAAGAAGATATAGTGGATGGTATAGCTTGCTTCATGGCTGCATATCTGTTGTCTCTTAAACAGACTAAG GATTTGACACCAAATCAACTCCAGGAAG CCCTCAGCAAGACATTCTCTGTGAAAAAGAGGAAAGGAAAGCTCCGAAAGGCATGGGATGGAAGTAAAGTAATTTACAACGTAGCATCTTGGGGGGCTACAGCCATTGG GATATACCAAAACCCAGCTATTCTAAGAGCTGCATCAGCAGCATTCTGGACTTCATGCCGTGTAATATCAAAGCTCTTTTAA